One window of the Triticum dicoccoides isolate Atlit2015 ecotype Zavitan chromosome 3B, WEW_v2.0, whole genome shotgun sequence genome contains the following:
- the LOC119276544 gene encoding protein PLASTID MOVEMENT IMPAIRED 1-RELATED 1-like yields MSACASTRPVAPALGAVAFEEPLTQRSPVYFSRGAKNAVKYEPRAFVVTVAASALELGKHEVDLTRLLPLSIGDLEEGGDSGFGKWSTSFRLSGVARGARLNVTFSCVLLGGGGEQHKGGEVAGLRRGSMARQVSVQSPSPVPARSRDVRVLHEVLPSTRPVKALPFVGDAGLDATKGETTTVECEEDGSPQSKHCTSVEVRKGEGDLVHPEGDCHGSEFNVVEQGVEVTLEDPDQFKHVETANVNDQDDDLRGEAYEEGTAKPALLIDDLAKEETVEEKLSDVALEMDDVGDKQDASVQAALLPTAAFEKDGELAADTELEVLEGIFNKFSIVEPEEFDSPIVEDKHSRRLSCIGMEDGCSSASRLSRSRSMDASSDFVANEFLDMLGIAHSPFGVTSDSDPESPRERLWKQFEKEALESGDCILGLDFEDEVEEPSSEDVAEDFDLSTIIREAELELQNVVPPIDTTFRAKSLEDEETEALMRQFGLNEKSFQSSPPGSRSGFGSPIALPPEQPLELPPLADGLGPFIQTEDGGFLRSMNPVLFKNAKNNCSLVMQASSPIVLPAEMGSGIMEILHGLASVGIEKLSMQANKLMPLEDVNGKMMQQLAWEASPALESSGRYDLLENHSLDALAAGASNAASGKKKKKGRGADLSSSLGSISASEYVSLEDLAPLAMEKIEALSIEGLRIQSGMSEEEAPSNISAHPIGEISSLQGKSAENALSLGLEGTAGLQLLDVKQTGGDVDGLMGLSITLDEWMRLDSGVVDEEEQFSDRTSKILAAHRAKSMDLLGERQTADKKSRRSGRRWGLLGNNFTVALMVQLRDPLRNYEPVGTPMLSLIQVERVFIPPKPKIYSTVSEKGNSEQDYEEPNPEQILDKSSVVDEEKMEEDSVAQFKVTEVHVAGFKSEPEKTKPWGNQTQQQSGSRWLLGAGMGKGSKHPLMKSKATAKATKDAAGQQGDTLWSISSRVHGAGTRWGELTGSKRNPNILLQKDKRFR; encoded by the exons ATGTCCGCCTGCGCGTCCACCCGCCCCGTCGCGCCGGCCCTCGGCGCCGTCGCCTTCGAGGAGCCGCTCACGCAGCGCTCGCCCGTCTACTTCTCCCGCGGGGCCAAGAACGCGGTCAAGTACGAGCCACGGGCCTTCGTCGTCACCGTCGCCGCCTCGGCGCTCGAGCTCGGCAAGCACGAGGTCGACCTCACCCGTTTGCTGCCGCTCTCCATCGGCGACCTCGAGGAGGGCGGCGACTCCGGATTTGGGAAGTGGAGCACCAGCTTCCGGCTGTCTGGCGTTGCCCGCGGCGCGCGGCTCAATGTCACCTTTTCCTGCGTGCTCTTGGGCGGTGGTGGGGAGCAGCACAAGGGAGGGGAAGTGGCTGGTCTGAGACGGGGCTCCATGGCGCGGCAGGTGTCAGTGCAGTCCCCATCACCAGTGCCGGCACGGAGCCGAGACGTGAGGGTGCTGCACGAGGTTTTGCCGAGCACGAGGCCTGTAAAGGCCTTGCCCTTTGTTGGTGATGCCGGTCTTGATGCGACCAAGGGTGAGACGACAACAGTAGAATGCGAGGAGGATGGTTCACCACAGTCAAAGCATTGCACCTCAGTAGAggtgaggaagggggagggggactTGGTGCACCCAGAGGGTGATTGTCATGGTTCAGAGTTCAATGTGGTTGAGCAGGGAGTTGAGGTCACCCTCGAGGATCCAGACCAGTTCAAACATGTCGAGACTGCCAATGTGAATGATCAAGATGATGATTTAAGGGGTGAAGCTTATGAAGAGGGAACGGCCAAGCCCGCATTATTAATTGACGATCTTGCTAAAGAGGAGACTGTTGAAGAGAAGCTCAGTGATGTTGCTCTTGAAATGGATGATGTAGGAGACAAGCAGGATGCATCGGTCCAAGCGGCCTTGCTTCCTACTGCCGCATTTGAAAAAGATGGTGAGTTGGCAGCAGATACCGAACTGGAGGTTCTGGAGGGTATATTCAACAAATTCTCAATTGTTGAGCCAGAGGAATTTGACTCACCAATTGTAGAGGATAAGCATTCTAGGCGATTGAGCTGCATTGGTATGGAAGATGGTTGCAGTTCCGCAAGTAGGCTGAGCAGATCACGCAGCATGGATGCTTCATCTGATTTTGTTGCTAATGAGTTTTTGGATATGCTTGGGATAGCTCATAGTCCATTTGGGGTAACCTCAGATAGTGATCCGGAGTCACCAAGAGAGCGGCTTTGGAAGCAGTTTGAAAAGGAAGCTCTAGAATCTGGGGACTGTATTCTTGGTTTGGATTTCGAAGATGAGGTGGAAGAACCTAGTTCTGAAGATGTTGCAGAGGATTTTGATCTCTCCACAATCATACGTGAGGCTGAACTTGAGCTGCAGAATGTAGTTCCGCCCATAGACACCACATTTAGAGCCAAGTCACTGGAAGACGAGGAAACTGAAGCTTTGATGCGTCAATTTGGGCTAAATGAGAAGTCCTTCCAGTCTTCTCCACCTGGGAGTAGAAGTGGGTTTGGTAGCCCCATTGCCCTGCCACCTGAGCAGCCCCTTGAGCTGCCACCTTTGGCTGATGGTTTGGGCCCGTTTATTCAGACAGAGGATGGTGGGTTTCTGCGGTCAATGAATCCAGTTCTTTTCAAGAATGCAAAGAACAATTGTAGCTTGGTCATGCAGGCTTCTTCTCCAATCGTACTTCCAGCAGAAATGGGCTCTGGAATTATGGAGATATTGCATGGTCTAGCTTCAGTTGGAATCGAAAAGCTCTCAATGCAAGCAAACAAACTTATGCCCTTAGAAGATGTCAATGGCAAAATGATGCAGCAGCTCGCCTGGGAGGCTTCTCCTGCTCTAGAGTCTTCAGGAAG ATATGACCTATTGGAGAATCATAGTTTGGATGCTTTGGCAGCAGGGGCCAGCAATGCTGCCtcgggaaagaagaagaagaaagggagaggTGCTGATCTGTCATCGTCATTGGGTTCAATAAGTGCTTCAGAATATGTTTCACTTGAGGATCTTGCCCCATTAGCTATGGAAAAGATTGAAGCCCTTTCTATTGAGGGTCTGAGGATACAATCTGGCATGTCTGAAGAAGAGGCACCCTCCAACATCAGTGCCCACCCTATTGGAGAAATTTCATCTCTGCAAGGAAAGTCCGCAGAGAATGCTTTGTCCCTTGGTTTGGAAGGAACTGCAGGATTGCAGCTTCTGGATGTTAAACAAACTGGTGGTGATGTTGATGGATTGATGGGCTTATCGATCACTCTAGATGAGTGGATGAGGCTTGATTCTGGAGTAGTGGATGAAGAGGAGCAGTTCAGTGACCGTACATCGAAAATACTTGCTGCCCACCGTGCCAAATCAATGGACCTACTTGGTGAACGCCAGACCGCAGACAAAAAGAGCAGGAGATCTGGTAGAAGATGGGGTTTGTTGGGGAACAACTTCACGGTTGCTCTCATGGTTCAATTGCGCGACCCGTTACGTAATTACGAGCCAGTTGGCACACCGATGCTTTCTTTGATTCAGGTGGAGAGGGTTTTCATTCCCCCAAAGCCCAAGATATACAGCACTGTTTCAGAGAAAGGTAACAGTGAGCAAGATTATGAGGAGCCTAATCCTGAGCAGATTCTAGATAAATCATCGGTGGTCGACGAAGAGAAGATGGAGGAAGACTCTGTTGCTCAATTTAAAGTCACAGAAGTGCATGTGGCTGGTTTTAAGAGTGAGCCTGAGAAGACAAAACCGTGGGGTAATCAAACACAACAGCAGTCTGGTTCAAGATGGCTGCTGGGAGCTGGCATGGGCAAGGGCAGCAAGCATCCTCTGATGAAATCCAAAGCCACTGCAAAGGCCACAAAAGACGCAGCTGGTCAGCAAGGAGACACCCTGTGGAGCATTTCTTCACGTGTTCATGGAGCAGGGACAAGATGGGGTGAGCTAACAGGATCTAAGCGGAACCCTAATATCCTCCTCCAGAAGGATAAGAGATTCCGGTGA